The following coding sequences are from one Streptomyces sp. V3I7 window:
- a CDS encoding nitrite/sulfite reductase has translation MATTPQNPGASAPRRKVSRHRGEGQWAAGHFTPLNGNEQAKKDDDGLNVRTRVETIYSKRGFDSIDPGDLRGRMRWWGLYTQRRPGIDGGRTAVLEPEELDDEYFMMRVRIDGGQLTTRQLRVIGEISQEFARGTADITDRQNIQYHWIRIEDVPEIWERLEAVGLSTTEACGDVPRVVLGSPVAGIAEDEIVDGTPAIEEIHRRFIGNKAFSNLPRKFKTAISGSPLLDVVHEINDVAFVGVEHPEHGPGFDLWVGGGLSTNPKIGVRLGAWVPLAEVPDVFEGVLSIFRDYGYRRLRNRARLKFLVADWGAEKFRQVLQDEYLKRELLDGPAPAQPLQRWRDHVGVHRQKDGRFYVGFAPRVGRVDGATLAKVADLAETHGSGRVRTTAEQKMIVLDVTEDQVDSLVDGLRALDLIVHPSPFRRGTMACTGIEFCKLAIVETKARGSALIDELERRLPDFEEPLTINLNGCPNACARIQVADIGLKGQLVLDDQGRQVEGYQVHLGGALGLEAGFGRKVRGLKVTSDELPDYIERVLKRFQAEREDGERFAAWAARADEEALS, from the coding sequence ATGGCCACCACCCCGCAGAACCCTGGCGCGTCCGCGCCCCGCCGCAAGGTGAGCCGTCACCGCGGTGAGGGTCAGTGGGCCGCTGGTCACTTCACGCCGCTCAACGGCAACGAGCAGGCCAAGAAGGACGACGACGGTCTCAATGTGCGGACACGTGTTGAGACGATCTACTCCAAGCGCGGCTTCGACTCGATCGACCCCGGGGACCTGCGCGGGCGGATGCGCTGGTGGGGGCTGTACACCCAGCGGCGTCCCGGGATCGACGGCGGCCGGACCGCGGTGCTGGAGCCGGAGGAGCTGGACGACGAGTACTTCATGATGCGGGTGCGGATCGACGGCGGGCAGCTGACGACGCGGCAGTTGCGGGTGATCGGTGAGATCTCCCAGGAGTTCGCGCGCGGCACGGCGGACATCACCGACCGGCAGAACATCCAGTACCACTGGATCCGGATCGAGGACGTGCCCGAGATCTGGGAGCGGCTGGAGGCCGTCGGGCTGTCCACCACCGAGGCCTGCGGCGACGTGCCCCGGGTGGTCCTCGGCTCCCCCGTCGCGGGCATCGCCGAGGACGAGATCGTCGACGGCACCCCCGCCATCGAGGAGATCCACCGCCGGTTCATCGGCAACAAGGCCTTCTCGAACCTGCCCCGCAAGTTCAAGACCGCGATCTCCGGCTCGCCACTGCTGGACGTGGTGCACGAGATCAACGACGTCGCGTTCGTCGGCGTCGAACACCCCGAGCACGGGCCCGGGTTCGACCTGTGGGTCGGCGGCGGTCTGTCCACCAACCCGAAGATCGGCGTACGGCTCGGCGCCTGGGTGCCGCTGGCGGAGGTCCCGGACGTCTTCGAGGGCGTCCTCTCGATCTTCCGTGACTACGGCTACCGGCGGCTGCGCAACCGCGCCCGGCTGAAGTTCCTGGTCGCGGACTGGGGCGCGGAGAAGTTCCGGCAGGTACTTCAGGACGAGTACCTCAAGCGGGAGCTCCTCGACGGGCCCGCGCCCGCCCAGCCCCTGCAGCGCTGGCGCGACCACGTCGGCGTGCACCGGCAGAAGGACGGGCGGTTCTACGTCGGTTTCGCGCCCCGGGTGGGCCGCGTCGACGGCGCCACGCTGGCGAAGGTCGCCGACCTCGCCGAGACGCACGGCTCGGGCCGGGTCCGTACCACCGCCGAGCAGAAGATGATCGTCCTGGACGTGACGGAGGACCAGGTCGACTCCCTCGTCGACGGGCTGCGGGCGCTGGACCTGATCGTGCACCCCTCGCCGTTCCGGCGCGGCACGATGGCCTGCACCGGCATCGAGTTCTGCAAGCTCGCGATCGTCGAGACCAAGGCGCGCGGCAGCGCCCTGATCGACGAACTGGAGCGCCGCCTCCCGGACTTCGAGGAGCCGCTCACCATCAATCTCAACGGCTGCCCGAACGCGTGCGCCCGTATCCAGGTGGCGGACATCGGTCTCAAGGGTCAGCTGGTCCTCGACGACCAGGGCCGGCAGGTCGAGGGCTACCAGGTGCACCTGGGCGGCGCGCTCGGTCTTGAGGCCGGGTTCGGCCGCAAGGTGCGGGGCCTGAAGGTCACGTCGGACGAGCTGCCGGACTACATCGAGCGGGTGCTCAAGCGGTTCCAGGCAGAGCGCGAGGACGGCGAGCGGTTCGCGGCCTGGGCGGCCCGGGCGGACGAGGAGGCCCTGTCGTGA
- the cysD gene encoding sulfate adenylyltransferase subunit CysD: protein MTTVARTGEGTTPGRPDGPYALSHLDALESEAVHIFREVAGEFERPVILFSGGKDSIVMLHLALKAFAPAAVPFSLLHVDTGHNFPEVLEYRDRVVATHGLRLHVASVQDYIDRGVLRERPDGTRNPLQTLPLTEKIQSERFDAVFGGGRRDEEKARAKERVFSLRDEFSQWDPRRQRPELWNLYNGRHAPGEHVRVFPLSNWTELDVWQYIAREGIDLPQIYFAHEREVFRRGGMWLTAGEWGGPRDSEVVEKRQVRYRTVGDMSCTGAVDSDATTLDAVITEIAASRLTERGATRADDKLSEAAMEDRKREGYF from the coding sequence ATGACGACCGTCGCGAGGACCGGGGAGGGCACCACGCCCGGGCGGCCGGACGGGCCGTACGCCCTCTCGCACCTGGACGCGCTGGAGTCCGAGGCGGTGCACATCTTCCGCGAGGTGGCGGGCGAGTTCGAGCGGCCGGTGATCCTCTTCTCCGGCGGCAAGGACTCCATCGTCATGCTGCATCTGGCGCTGAAGGCGTTCGCCCCGGCGGCGGTGCCCTTCTCGCTGCTGCATGTGGACACCGGACACAACTTCCCGGAGGTCCTTGAGTACCGGGACCGTGTGGTGGCCACACATGGGCTGCGCCTCCATGTGGCCTCCGTACAGGACTACATCGACCGGGGTGTGCTGAGGGAACGTCCCGACGGGACCCGCAACCCGCTGCAGACGCTGCCGCTCACCGAGAAGATCCAGAGCGAGCGGTTCGACGCGGTCTTCGGCGGCGGGCGGCGCGACGAGGAGAAGGCGCGGGCGAAGGAGCGGGTGTTCTCGCTGCGGGACGAGTTCTCGCAGTGGGACCCGCGCCGCCAGCGGCCCGAGCTGTGGAACCTGTACAACGGGCGGCACGCGCCCGGCGAGCACGTCCGCGTGTTCCCGCTGTCCAACTGGACCGAGCTGGACGTGTGGCAGTACATCGCCCGCGAGGGCATCGACCTGCCGCAGATCTACTTCGCGCACGAGCGTGAGGTGTTCAGGCGCGGCGGGATGTGGCTGACCGCGGGCGAGTGGGGTGGCCCTCGCGACAGTGAGGTCGTCGAGAAGCGGCAGGTGCGCTACCGGACCGTCGGCGACATGTCCTGCACGGGCGCCGTCGACTCCGACGCGACCACGCTGGACGCCGTCATCACCGAGATCGCCGCCTCCCGGCTCACCGAGCGCGGCGCCACGCGCGCCGACGACAAGCTCTCCGAGGCCGCCATGGAAGACCGCAAGCGCGAGGGGTACTTCTAG
- a CDS encoding sulfate adenylyltransferase subunit 1 gives MSTTPTSTLTTEALSDTTLLRFATAGSVDDGKSTLVGRLLHDSKSVLTDQLEAVERASASRGQEAPDLALLTDGLRAEREQGITIDVAYRYFATPRRRFILADTPGHVQYTRNMVTGASTAELTVILVDARNGVVEQTRRHAAIAALLRVPHVVLAVNKMDLAGYEESVFAAIAEEFTAYATELGVPDVTAIPISALEGDNVVEPSAHMDWYGGPTVLEHLETVPVSHDLAHCHARLPVQYVIRPQSAEHPDYRGYAGQIAAGSFRVGDPVTVLPSGRTTTISGIDLLGTPVDEAWTTQSVTLLLTDDIDVSRGDLIVPSKDAPATTQDIEATVCHVADAPLTVGHRVLLKHGTRTVKAIVKDIPSRLTLADLSLHPHPEQLAANDIGRVKIRTAEPLPVDAYADSRRTGSFILIDPSDGTTLTAGMVGESFAAPESVKDAADDDGWDF, from the coding sequence ATGAGTACGACGCCGACCAGCACGCTCACGACCGAGGCGCTCTCGGACACCACCCTGCTGCGGTTCGCGACCGCCGGTTCCGTCGACGACGGCAAGTCCACGCTCGTGGGCCGGCTGCTGCACGACTCCAAGTCGGTCCTCACCGACCAGCTGGAGGCCGTGGAGCGGGCGTCCGCGAGCCGCGGCCAGGAGGCCCCGGACCTCGCGCTGCTCACCGACGGCCTGCGCGCCGAGCGCGAGCAGGGCATCACCATCGACGTGGCGTACCGCTACTTCGCCACCCCCCGGCGCCGGTTCATCCTGGCGGACACGCCCGGCCATGTGCAGTACACCCGCAACATGGTCACCGGCGCCTCCACCGCCGAGCTGACGGTCATCCTGGTCGACGCCCGCAACGGCGTCGTCGAGCAGACTCGCCGGCACGCGGCCATCGCCGCGCTGCTGCGCGTCCCGCACGTGGTCCTCGCCGTCAATAAGATGGACCTCGCCGGCTACGAGGAGTCCGTGTTCGCCGCCATCGCCGAGGAGTTCACGGCGTACGCCACCGAGCTGGGCGTCCCGGATGTCACCGCGATCCCGATCTCGGCGCTCGAGGGCGACAACGTGGTGGAGCCGTCGGCGCACATGGACTGGTACGGCGGCCCGACCGTCCTGGAGCACCTGGAGACCGTCCCGGTCAGCCACGACCTGGCGCACTGCCACGCGCGGCTGCCCGTGCAGTACGTGATCCGCCCGCAGAGCGCCGAGCACCCCGACTACCGGGGCTACGCGGGCCAGATCGCGGCCGGCTCCTTCCGTGTCGGCGACCCGGTCACGGTCCTGCCGTCCGGCCGTACGACGACGATCTCGGGCATCGACCTGCTCGGCACCCCGGTCGACGAGGCCTGGACGACGCAGTCGGTGACACTGCTGCTCACGGACGACATCGACGTCTCGCGCGGCGACCTCATCGTCCCCAGCAAGGACGCGCCCGCGACCACGCAGGACATCGAGGCGACCGTCTGCCATGTCGCCGACGCCCCGCTCACCGTCGGCCACCGGGTGCTGCTCAAGCACGGCACCCGCACGGTCAAGGCGATCGTCAAGGACATCCCGTCCCGGCTCACGCTGGCCGACCTGTCCCTGCACCCGCACCCCGAGCAGCTCGCCGCCAACGACATCGGCCGGGTGAAGATCCGTACCGCCGAGCCGCTGCCGGTCGACGCCTACGCCGACTCGCGCCGCACCGGCTCCTTCATCCTCATCGACCCCTCCGACGGCACCACGCTCACCGCGGGCATGGTCGGCGAGTCGTTCGCGGCGCCCGAGTCGGTCAAGGACGCGGCGGACGACGACGGTTGGGACTTCTGA
- a CDS encoding GNAT family N-acetyltransferase, whose amino-acid sequence MNSIAVTTWYLEQTSPGDLLPAAAPEGDVRIVRAEVPSPEFSRFLYTSVGGDIAWTDRLGWTYAQWREYLEQQVVETWVAYDRGTPAGFVELHAQDDGAVEIAYFGLLPAFRGRRIGGHLLAQGTARAWDLADRRPGRPATKRVWVHTCSKDGEFAMANYQRRGFALYSTEVAEEPAVATPGPWPGALPGA is encoded by the coding sequence ATGAACAGCATCGCCGTCACCACCTGGTACCTGGAGCAGACGTCCCCGGGCGATCTCCTGCCCGCCGCCGCCCCCGAGGGCGACGTCCGGATCGTCCGTGCCGAGGTCCCCTCCCCGGAGTTCAGCCGCTTCCTGTACACCTCGGTCGGCGGCGACATCGCGTGGACGGACCGGCTCGGCTGGACCTACGCGCAGTGGCGGGAGTACCTGGAGCAGCAGGTCGTGGAGACGTGGGTGGCGTACGACCGCGGGACGCCCGCGGGGTTCGTGGAGTTGCACGCGCAGGACGACGGGGCGGTGGAGATCGCCTATTTCGGACTGCTCCCGGCGTTCCGCGGGCGGCGGATCGGGGGGCATCTGCTGGCGCAGGGCACCGCGCGGGCGTGGGACCTGGCGGACCGCCGGCCCGGGCGGCCCGCGACGAAGCGGGTGTGGGTCCACACGTGCAGCAAGGACGGCGAGTTCGCCATGGCCAACTACCAGCGGCGGGGCTTCGCGCTGTACTCCACCGAGGTGGCGGAGGAGCCCGCCGTGGCGACGCCGGGTCCGTGGCCGGGCGCACTGCCGGGGGCGTGA
- the cysC gene encoding adenylyl-sulfate kinase, with product MRTGATVWLTGLPSAGKTTIANELAGRLREEGHRVEVLDGDEIREFLSAGLGFSREDRHTNVRRIGYLAELLARNGVKALVPVIAPYADSREAVRGRHEKAGTPYLEVHVATPVEVCSVRDVKGLYARQAAGELTGLTGVDDPYERPESPDLRIESQHQSVQESAASVYALLSERGLA from the coding sequence GTGAGAACCGGAGCCACCGTCTGGCTCACGGGTCTGCCGAGTGCCGGCAAGACCACCATCGCGAACGAGCTGGCCGGCCGGCTGCGCGAGGAGGGCCACCGCGTCGAGGTGCTCGACGGCGACGAGATCCGCGAGTTCCTCTCGGCCGGGCTCGGCTTCAGCCGCGAGGACCGCCACACCAACGTGCGGCGCATCGGCTACCTCGCCGAACTGCTCGCCCGCAACGGCGTCAAGGCGCTCGTCCCGGTGATCGCGCCGTACGCGGACAGCCGGGAGGCGGTGCGGGGCCGACACGAGAAGGCCGGGACGCCGTACCTGGAGGTGCACGTGGCGACCCCCGTCGAGGTGTGCTCCGTCCGCGATGTGAAGGGTCTTTACGCCAGGCAGGCCGCAGGCGAGCTGACGGGGCTCACCGGGGTCGACGATCCCTACGAGCGGCCCGAGTCGCCCGATCTGCGGATCGAGTCGCAGCACCAGAGTGTGCAGGAGTCCGCGGCGTCGGTGTACGCCCTGCTCAGCGAGAGGGGACTGGCATGA
- a CDS encoding phosphoadenylyl-sulfate reductase codes for MTAAHQHRTDDELKGLAEQAGRDLEDASALEILRWAADTFGSGFCVTSSMEDAVVAHLASRVMPGVDVVFLDTGYHFPETIGTRDAVEAVMDVNVITLTPKQTVAEQDAEYGPKLHDHDPDLCCGLRKVQPLQEGLGGYQAWATGLRRDESPTRANTPVVGWDDRRRKVKISPIARWTEEDVDAYVAEHGVLTNPLLMDGYASVGCAPCTRRVLEGEDARAGRWAGRGKTECGLHG; via the coding sequence ATGACAGCGGCTCACCAGCACCGTACGGACGACGAGTTGAAGGGCCTCGCCGAGCAGGCGGGCCGTGATCTGGAGGACGCCTCCGCGCTGGAGATCCTCCGGTGGGCGGCGGACACCTTCGGCAGCGGGTTCTGCGTGACCTCCTCGATGGAGGACGCGGTGGTCGCCCACCTCGCCTCCCGCGTGATGCCCGGCGTGGACGTGGTGTTCCTCGACACCGGCTACCACTTCCCGGAGACCATCGGCACCCGCGACGCGGTCGAGGCCGTGATGGACGTCAACGTCATCACGCTCACGCCGAAGCAGACGGTCGCCGAGCAGGACGCGGAGTACGGCCCGAAGCTGCACGACCACGACCCCGACCTGTGCTGCGGGCTGCGCAAGGTCCAGCCGCTTCAGGAGGGCCTCGGCGGCTACCAGGCCTGGGCGACCGGGCTGCGCCGCGACGAGTCCCCGACCCGGGCGAACACGCCGGTCGTCGGCTGGGACGACAGGCGCCGGAAGGTCAAGATCTCCCCGATCGCCCGCTGGACCGAGGAGGACGTGGACGCGTACGTGGCCGAACACGGCGTCCTGACCAACCCGTTGCTGATGGACGGCTACGCCTCGGTCGGCTGCGCCCCCTGCACCCGCCGGGTTCTCGAGGGCGAGGACGCGCGCGCCGGCCGCTGGGCGGGGCGCGGCAAAACCGAGTGCGGGCTGCACGGATGA
- a CDS encoding putative leader peptide, giving the protein MPGTGIALVSRRHVDLGRMSSAICPAS; this is encoded by the coding sequence ATGCCTGGAACTGGAATTGCCTTGGTGAGTCGGCGGCACGTCGACCTGGGCCGCATGTCCAGCGCCATCTGTCCGGCGAGCTGA